A single genomic interval of Psychroserpens sp. NJDZ02 harbors:
- a CDS encoding glycosyltransferase 87 family protein, which yields MLNTFILKTNKLTVLLLLASFCLYGVFAYNLVRTDYSTLISLYIVLFGLFVKIVTTNKNNFKLLVIVAILSRLIFLFAIPNLSQDFYRFIWDGRMILQGYNPYLHTPESFINLGQAPVSQAKDLVSGMQVLNASHYSNYPPINQLLFTLANVFSSANILGSVIGLRLLIIAADIGTLYFGAKLLEKLGLSKHKIFWFILNPFIIIELTGNLHFESVMIFFLILSLYLLHKNKWQWAAVVFALSISTKLVPLLFLPLFVKWFRLKNDPTKIDFKKLFSFYIIIGSTTLLLFAPFFSMQFISNYSKTVGLWFGNFEFNASVYYIARAIGYAITGYNQIAIIGKTLPLLIFISIWILALTRKNQDFLTLLTSMLLAMTFYLLLSTTVHPWYVASLLILGLFTNYKLPIVWSFIVIISYLAYANADNTENLWLIGLEYLVVYFILFLDIFINNRPQKTLKKSI from the coding sequence ATGCTTAATACATTCATTTTAAAAACTAACAAATTAACGGTACTGCTACTCTTGGCTAGTTTTTGTTTGTATGGTGTATTTGCTTATAATTTGGTAAGAACAGACTACAGTACTTTAATATCTTTATATATTGTACTATTTGGGTTATTTGTAAAAATTGTCACGACTAACAAAAACAATTTTAAACTTTTAGTAATTGTAGCCATACTAAGTAGACTCATTTTTTTATTTGCAATCCCGAACCTATCACAGGATTTTTACCGATTTATTTGGGATGGCCGCATGATACTGCAAGGTTACAATCCTTACTTACACACTCCAGAAAGTTTCATAAATCTAGGACAAGCACCCGTTAGTCAAGCAAAAGACTTAGTATCAGGCATGCAAGTTTTAAACGCTAGTCATTACTCCAACTACCCACCAATAAACCAACTATTATTTACACTTGCTAATGTGTTTTCTTCGGCAAACATCCTTGGCTCAGTAATTGGTCTAAGACTATTAATAATTGCAGCTGACATTGGCACGCTCTATTTTGGAGCCAAATTACTAGAAAAACTAGGCTTATCTAAGCACAAAATATTCTGGTTTATTTTAAACCCCTTCATTATAATAGAATTAACAGGAAATCTACATTTTGAGAGTGTTATGATTTTCTTTCTAATACTTAGCTTATACTTACTTCATAAAAATAAATGGCAATGGGCGGCAGTTGTCTTTGCGTTATCAATTTCTACTAAATTAGTACCGCTTCTCTTTTTACCACTGTTTGTCAAATGGTTTAGACTAAAAAATGATCCGACTAAAATTGATTTTAAAAAACTATTTAGCTTTTATATTATAATAGGTAGCACTACTCTACTTCTGTTTGCACCGTTCTTTTCAATGCAATTTATAAGCAACTATTCTAAAACAGTGGGCTTATGGTTTGGTAATTTCGAGTTTAATGCAAGCGTTTATTATATAGCAAGAGCCATTGGATATGCCATAACAGGCTATAATCAAATAGCGATTATTGGAAAAACACTCCCTTTATTAATTTTTATTTCTATTTGGATTTTAGCGTTAACTAGAAAAAATCAAGACTTTTTAACACTTCTTACTAGTATGTTATTGGCTATGACATTCTATTTACTTTTAAGTACCACAGTCCATCCATGGTATGTTGCTTCGCTTCTAATCTTAGGTCTATTTACCAATTACAAACTTCCCATCGTTTGGAGCTTTATTGTCATTATAAGCTATCTAGCCTATGCTAATGCTGACAACACAGAAAACTTATGGCTTATTGGTTTAGAGTATTTGGTGGTCTATTTTATATTGTTTCTAGATATTTTTATAAATAACAGACCACAAAAGACACTTAAAAAATCTATTTAA
- the rplM gene encoding 50S ribosomal protein L13, whose protein sequence is MDTISYKTISANKATVDKQWVLVDAEGQTLGRLSSKVAKLIRGKHKPSFTPHVDCGDNVIVINAEKINLSGNKWNDKTYIRHTGYPGGQRSLTATELFGKDPARLVEKSVKGMLPKNKLGAALFRNLNVVVGTAHAHEAQKPTVINLNEFK, encoded by the coding sequence GTGGACACAATAAGCTACAAAACGATTTCGGCAAACAAAGCTACTGTAGATAAGCAGTGGGTTTTAGTAGATGCAGAAGGTCAAACATTAGGGCGTTTGTCTTCTAAAGTTGCAAAACTAATTAGAGGAAAGCACAAGCCTAGCTTCACACCGCATGTTGATTGTGGGGATAACGTAATTGTTATCAATGCAGAAAAAATCAACTTATCAGGAAACAAGTGGAATGACAAAACGTACATTCGTCACACAGGTTACCCAGGTGGTCAAAGAAGTTTAACTGCTACAGAACTGTTCGGAAAAGATCCAGCAAGGTTAGTAGAAAAATCAGTAAAAGGAATGTTACCTAAAAACAAATTAGGTGCAGCATTATTCCGTAATTTAAATGTTGTTGTTGGTACAGCTCATGCTCATGAAGCTCAAAAACCAACAGTAATTAACTTAAACGAATTCAAGTAA
- the rpsI gene encoding 30S ribosomal protein S9: MEVIHKIGRRKTAVARIYLSEGKGEITINKKDIKDYFDTATLQYKVNQPLALTENEGVFDIKVNVFGGGITGQAEAIRLAISRAMCEIDPENRLVLKPEGLMTRDPRMVERKKFGQKKARKKFQFSKR, from the coding sequence ATGGAAGTAATTCACAAAATTGGTCGTCGTAAGACCGCAGTTGCTCGTATATACCTATCTGAAGGGAAAGGTGAAATTACGATCAATAAAAAAGACATTAAAGACTACTTCGATACTGCAACGTTACAATACAAAGTAAACCAACCATTAGCTTTAACAGAGAATGAAGGTGTATTTGATATTAAAGTAAATGTATTTGGTGGTGGTATTACAGGTCAAGCAGAAGCTATCCGTTTAGCGATCTCTCGTGCAATGTGCGAAATCGATCCTGAAAACAGATTAGTATTGAAACCTGAAGGATTAATGACAAGAGACCCAAGAATGGTTGAGCGTAAAAAATTCGGACAGAAAAAAGCGCGTAAGAAATTCCAATTCTCTAAACGTTAA
- the rpsB gene encoding 30S ribosomal protein S2 has product MAVEVKELLEAGVHFGHLTRKWDPNMAPYVYMERNGIHIINLYKTAAKMEEAGDALAKIAASGRKILFVATKKQAKDIVAEKAGSINMPFITERWPGGMLTNFITIRKAIKKMATIDRMKKDGTFLTLSKKERLQVDRLRAKLEKNLGSIVDMTRLPGAIFVVDIKREHIAIKEAQKLNIPIFAMVDTNSDPRQVDYVIPANDDASKSIDKILTHVTNAVTAGLNERKAEKADKEAAKASKDVAKVEKTAAPKKAVVAKDEEE; this is encoded by the coding sequence ATGGCAGTAGAAGTAAAAGAATTACTTGAAGCAGGTGTACACTTTGGTCACCTTACACGTAAGTGGGATCCAAATATGGCCCCTTATGTTTATATGGAGCGTAACGGTATCCATATAATCAATCTATATAAAACAGCAGCTAAAATGGAAGAAGCTGGAGATGCATTAGCAAAAATTGCAGCTTCAGGTCGTAAAATTTTATTTGTTGCAACAAAAAAGCAAGCAAAAGATATCGTAGCAGAAAAAGCAGGTAGCATTAACATGCCTTTCATTACTGAAAGATGGCCTGGTGGAATGTTAACTAACTTTATCACTATCCGTAAAGCAATCAAAAAGATGGCTACTATTGATAGAATGAAGAAAGACGGTACGTTTTTAACGTTGTCTAAGAAAGAACGTTTACAAGTTGATCGTTTAAGAGCTAAGTTAGAGAAAAACTTAGGGTCTATCGTTGACATGACACGTTTACCTGGTGCTATATTTGTTGTTGATATTAAACGTGAGCATATCGCGATTAAAGAAGCTCAAAAATTAAACATTCCAATTTTTGCAATGGTAGATACTAACTCTGATCCACGTCAAGTAGATTACGTAATACCAGCAAATGATGATGCTTCAAAATCAATTGACAAAATCTTAACGCACGTAACTAATGCTGTAACTGCAGGATTAAACGAACGTAAAGCAGAAAAAGCAGACAAGGAAGCAGCTAAAGCTAGTAAAGATGTAGCTAAAGTAGAAAAAACAGCAGCACCTAAAAAAGCAGTAGTAGCTAAAGACGAAGAAGAATAA
- the tsf gene encoding translation elongation factor Ts, which yields MSEVKISAAQVNELRKATGAGMMDCKKALVEAGGDFDKAIDVLRKKGQKVAEKRADRDSSEGAAAIRINDDNTVGVAIVLGCETDFVGKNESFLALAGQFADIALNFDNKEDFLTADFGGMTVAEKLVEQTGVVGEKLEINAFEKLEAPYVGSYVHINKIGALVGLTAVNETVGKDVAMQVASMGASSLSYKDFDPAFVASETEARIAVIEKDNIELGRLGKTLKNVPQYISMSQLTPEVMAQAEEAAKAELKAEGKPEQIWDKILPGKMDRFISDNTTLDQEQCLLDQNFIKDDKSRVSDYIASNNVEVTAFKRVSLG from the coding sequence ATGAGCGAAGTAAAAATTTCAGCAGCACAAGTAAACGAACTAAGAAAAGCTACTGGAGCAGGAATGATGGACTGCAAAAAAGCATTAGTTGAAGCAGGTGGTGATTTTGACAAAGCAATTGACGTTTTACGTAAAAAAGGTCAAAAAGTAGCAGAAAAAAGAGCGGACAGAGATTCTTCTGAAGGTGCTGCTGCAATCAGAATTAACGATGACAACACTGTTGGTGTAGCTATCGTATTAGGATGTGAAACTGATTTTGTTGGTAAAAATGAATCCTTTTTAGCATTAGCTGGTCAATTCGCAGATATCGCACTTAACTTTGACAACAAAGAAGATTTCTTAACTGCAGACTTTGGTGGTATGACCGTTGCAGAAAAACTAGTAGAACAAACTGGTGTTGTAGGTGAAAAATTAGAAATCAACGCTTTTGAAAAATTAGAAGCTCCTTATGTTGGTTCTTACGTTCACATTAATAAAATTGGTGCATTAGTTGGTTTAACAGCTGTTAACGAAACTGTTGGTAAAGATGTTGCAATGCAAGTTGCTTCTATGGGAGCTTCTTCTTTATCTTACAAAGATTTTGATCCTGCATTCGTTGCCTCAGAAACTGAAGCTAGAATTGCAGTTATTGAAAAAGATAATATTGAATTAGGTCGTTTAGGTAAAACTTTAAAAAATGTACCTCAATACATCTCTATGTCTCAATTAACTCCTGAAGTTATGGCTCAAGCTGAAGAAGCTGCTAAAGCAGAATTAAAAGCTGAAGGTAAGCCAGAACAAATATGGGACAAAATTTTACCTGGTAAAATGGACCGTTTCATCTCTGACAACACGACTTTGGATCAAGAACAATGTTTATTAGACCAAAACTTTATTAAAGATGACAAGTCTAGAGTTTCTGATTACATAGCGTCTAACAACGTTGAAGTAACGGCTTTCAAACGTGTCTCTTTAGGATAG
- the pyrH gene encoding UMP kinase, producing the protein MKYKRILLKLSGEALMGNRQYGIDPERLSEYAQEIKAVTEKGVEVAIVIGGGNIFRGVAGAMNGMDRVQGDHMGMLATVINGLALQQALEDADIKTRLQTAIKINEVAEPFIRRKAMSHLRKGRVVIFGGGTGNPYFTTDSAAVLRAIEIEADVILKGTRVDGIYNVDPEKDSEAIKFDHITFDDVLRKGLKVMDTTAFTLSQENDLPIIVFDMNTKGNLMKVVTGEKIGTQVSL; encoded by the coding sequence ATGAAATATAAAAGAATACTCCTAAAATTATCAGGTGAAGCCTTAATGGGAAATCGTCAATATGGTATAGATCCAGAACGTCTATCTGAATACGCTCAAGAAATTAAAGCAGTTACAGAAAAAGGTGTAGAAGTAGCTATAGTTATTGGTGGAGGAAATATTTTTAGAGGAGTTGCTGGAGCCATGAATGGTATGGATCGCGTACAAGGTGACCATATGGGAATGTTAGCCACTGTTATTAACGGTTTAGCCTTACAACAAGCATTAGAAGATGCCGATATAAAAACAAGACTGCAAACAGCTATAAAAATCAACGAGGTAGCAGAGCCATTTATACGCAGAAAAGCGATGAGCCATCTACGTAAAGGTCGTGTTGTTATTTTTGGTGGAGGAACAGGAAACCCTTACTTTACAACCGACTCCGCAGCAGTTTTAAGAGCTATTGAAATTGAAGCAGACGTTATTTTAAAAGGAACACGCGTAGATGGTATCTACAATGTTGATCCAGAAAAAGACAGCGAAGCTATAAAATTTGATCACATTACTTTTGACGATGTTTTACGTAAAGGATTAAAGGTTATGGACACAACAGCATTTACACTGAGTCAAGAAAATGACTTACCTATTATTGTATTTGACATGAATACAAAAGGGAACTTAATGAAGGTTGTTACAGGAGAAAAAATAGGAACACAAGTAAGTTTATAA
- the frr gene encoding ribosome recycling factor, with translation MNEDITFIIDTTKEAMEKAIKHLEKQFVNIRAGKASPAMLGSVMVDYYGSQTPLSQVANVNTPDGRTITVQPWEKNMLQAIEKAIMIANLGFNPMNNGDILIISVPPLTEERRRELAKQAKVEAEDAKIGIRNARKEANNDIKKTEDASEDLQKNAEADVQVLTDKYVKKIEETLASKETEIMTV, from the coding sequence ATGAACGAAGACATTACATTTATAATAGACACGACCAAAGAAGCAATGGAAAAAGCCATTAAGCATCTTGAAAAACAATTTGTAAATATTAGAGCCGGAAAAGCTAGCCCTGCAATGTTAGGGAGCGTAATGGTGGACTATTATGGATCACAGACACCACTTAGTCAAGTCGCAAACGTCAACACTCCAGATGGTCGTACAATTACCGTACAACCGTGGGAAAAAAATATGTTACAAGCTATAGAAAAAGCAATTATGATTGCTAATCTTGGTTTTAACCCTATGAATAATGGAGACATTCTAATAATTAGTGTACCACCATTAACAGAAGAGCGTAGACGTGAACTTGCAAAACAAGCCAAAGTTGAAGCCGAAGATGCTAAAATTGGTATTAGAAATGCACGTAAAGAAGCAAATAACGACATTAAAAAAACGGAGGATGCCTCTGAAGATCTTCAAAAAAATGCAGAAGCAGACGTTCAAGTATTAACAGACAAATATGTTAAAAAAATTGAAGAAACCTTAGCTTCTAAAGAAACTGAGATAATGACTGTATAA
- a CDS encoding TlpA family protein disulfide reductase — MKFLKSIGFVFAFFCLGLLHAQDYKFIPNNQHVLTDEDVKTMELVITPDVLLFNDKGKRLPISQVQLMTNSDYTPLFYVDDKQRLKSIVFKRNALKNNTVAINPESEFIKGEKALDFFITDLQGNTFKLSDLKGQVVVLNFWFTKCAPCVMEMPELNELTDIFKDKKVKFLALTFNKKEIVEQFLDNTVFNFTIAANANDVITTYGVQSYPTSIVINKKGEIVAKEIGYRTNIKSVLTTVINAQL, encoded by the coding sequence ATGAAATTTTTAAAATCTATTGGTTTTGTTTTTGCTTTTTTTTGCTTGGGTCTACTACATGCTCAGGACTATAAGTTTATTCCAAACAACCAGCATGTATTGACCGATGAAGACGTTAAAACTATGGAGTTGGTAATTACTCCTGATGTTTTACTTTTTAACGACAAAGGAAAACGACTTCCTATCTCTCAAGTTCAACTAATGACAAACTCGGATTATACACCGTTGTTTTATGTCGATGATAAACAAAGACTCAAATCAATAGTCTTTAAACGCAATGCATTAAAAAACAATACAGTTGCAATAAACCCCGAATCTGAATTTATAAAAGGAGAAAAAGCTTTAGATTTTTTCATTACAGATTTACAAGGGAACACTTTTAAATTATCAGATCTTAAAGGTCAAGTCGTAGTGCTAAACTTTTGGTTTACAAAATGCGCACCTTGTGTTATGGAAATGCCAGAATTAAATGAGTTAACCGACATTTTTAAAGATAAAAAAGTAAAATTTTTAGCACTCACGTTTAATAAAAAAGAAATAGTAGAACAGTTTTTAGACAACACAGTATTCAACTTTACCATTGCTGCAAATGCAAATGATGTTATCACCACTTATGGCGTACAAAGTTACCCTACGTCGATCGTAATTAATAAAAAAGGAGAAATTGTTGCTAAAGAGATCGGTTACAGAACAAATATTAAATCTGTACTTACAACAGTAATAAATGCACAACTCTAA
- a CDS encoding DUF5686 family protein has protein sequence MHNSKHIKFNYYLLIVILFCFGTLHAQNSDPDTTLKANDSTKSGDLLKQIGNGFFPTKLWNFDLRYLIKYNQYEGFRTGLGGITNDEFSEKYRIDSYLVYGFRDDSFKYKIGGGFRVNKDTKTWINLSYIDDLKETGSSAFLTDSRSFSFFEPRLLNISLFHKHITSAISIEHEITPNLYSKSEIAISNIRPTYDYNFLLDGKNYSAFETTTAKVSLQWDPFKTFETSEAGVKTAIDGYPKFTLQYTKSFKDLLNADFNFSKLDFRTIHKIKHNKHSYTIGTLSAGITHGNAPLTHLYHAYPNNITKETILQRFSVAGINSFETMYFNEFFSDRFSTLVLKHYVKPFAIAKHFNPQLVLVSRYAIGNMNNIDRHQNVDFGTLKHGYTESGFEINKLLLGFGLSATYRYGAYHLPREEDNIALKFTFNITL, from the coding sequence ATGCACAACTCTAAACATATTAAATTTAATTACTACCTGCTCATTGTAATTCTTTTTTGCTTTGGGACTTTGCATGCGCAAAACTCTGATCCAGATACCACATTAAAGGCAAACGATTCAACAAAATCAGGAGACCTTTTAAAACAAATTGGTAATGGTTTTTTCCCAACTAAGCTATGGAACTTTGACTTACGCTATTTAATTAAGTATAATCAATATGAAGGTTTCAGAACTGGCTTAGGCGGTATTACCAATGATGAGTTTTCTGAAAAATATAGAATTGACTCCTATTTAGTCTATGGCTTCAGGGATGATAGCTTCAAATACAAAATAGGTGGCGGATTTAGAGTAAATAAAGACACTAAAACTTGGATTAACTTATCCTACATTGATGATTTAAAAGAAACAGGAAGTTCAGCCTTCTTAACTGATAGCCGTTCGTTTTCTTTTTTTGAACCCCGATTACTTAATATTAGTTTATTCCACAAACATATCACATCTGCCATTTCAATTGAACACGAAATAACACCCAATTTATATTCAAAATCAGAAATTGCCATTAGTAATATAAGACCGACTTACGACTACAACTTTCTTTTAGATGGAAAGAATTATAGTGCATTTGAAACAACTACGGCTAAAGTATCGCTACAATGGGATCCCTTTAAAACTTTTGAAACATCTGAAGCAGGCGTAAAAACCGCTATTGATGGCTACCCAAAATTCACCTTGCAATACACTAAAAGTTTTAAAGATCTTTTAAATGCTGATTTTAATTTTTCCAAATTAGATTTTAGAACTATTCATAAAATAAAACATAATAAGCATTCTTATACTATCGGAACTTTATCCGCGGGTATAACTCATGGAAATGCACCTTTAACCCATTTATATCACGCCTATCCAAACAACATTACTAAAGAAACGATCTTACAGCGCTTTTCTGTAGCCGGAATCAATAGTTTTGAAACCATGTACTTCAACGAGTTTTTCTCCGATAGATTTTCTACCCTCGTTTTAAAACATTACGTAAAGCCTTTTGCAATTGCAAAACATTTTAACCCGCAATTAGTACTTGTATCTCGTTATGCCATTGGTAATATGAATAACATTGATAGACACCAAAATGTAGACTTTGGAACTTTAAAACATGGTTATACAGAAAGTGGATTTGAGATTAATAAATTACTTTTAGGTTTTGGTTTAAGTGCTACTTATAGATATGGTGCATATCATTTACCTAGAGAAGAAGATAATATCGCTCTAAAATTCACTTTTAATATTACATTATAA